A DNA window from Streptomyces sp. B21-083 contains the following coding sequences:
- the bldD gene encoding transcriptional regulator BldD, with amino-acid sequence MSSEYAKQLGAKLRAIRTQQGLSLHGVEEKSQGRWKAVVVGSYERGDRAVTVQRLAELADFYGVPVQELLPGTTPGGAAEPPPKLVLDLERLAHVPAEKAGPLQRYAATIQSQRGDYNGKVLSIRQDDLRTLAVIYDQSPSVLTEQLISWGVLDADARRAVSHEEG; translated from the coding sequence ATGTCCAGCGAATACGCCAAACAGCTCGGGGCCAAGCTCCGGGCGATCCGCACCCAGCAGGGCCTTTCCCTCCACGGTGTCGAGGAGAAGTCCCAGGGACGCTGGAAGGCGGTCGTGGTCGGTTCGTACGAGCGCGGCGATCGTGCCGTGACCGTGCAGCGCCTCGCCGAGCTGGCGGATTTCTACGGGGTTCCTGTGCAGGAGCTGCTGCCGGGCACCACGCCGGGCGGAGCCGCCGAGCCGCCGCCGAAGCTCGTCCTCGACCTTGAGCGGCTGGCCCATGTGCCGGCCGAGAAGGCGGGCCCCCTGCAGCGCTATGCCGCGACGATCCAGTCCCAGCGCGGCGACTACAACGGCAAGGTGCTGTCGATCCGCCAGGACGACCTGCGCACGCTCGCCGTCATCTACGACCAGTCGCCCTCGGTCCTGACCGAGCAGCTGATCAGCTGGGGCGTCTTGGACGCGGACGCGCGCCGCGCCGTCTCCCACGAGGAGGGCTGA
- a CDS encoding PH-like domain-containing protein — MTSLPHLTYVAAEQKSAEVTDWAARVGWLVGLALFVALIYWLMREGWKWRGTLQGDLPELPVAPDEPGAARLTVLSMSGRYHGSTTAGQWLDRIVAHGLGARSRVELTLTDAGLDVVRPGAADFFVPLEALREARLDKGIAGKVLSEGGLLVVTWEHGGKLLDSGFRSDRAAEHNEWVRTLNQMINKTETEGAR, encoded by the coding sequence GTGACATCACTGCCGCATTTGACGTACGTCGCCGCCGAACAGAAGTCGGCGGAGGTGACCGACTGGGCCGCCCGCGTGGGCTGGCTGGTCGGGCTCGCCCTCTTCGTCGCGCTCATCTACTGGCTGATGCGCGAGGGCTGGAAGTGGCGCGGCACGCTCCAGGGCGACCTGCCCGAGCTGCCTGTCGCGCCGGACGAGCCCGGTGCGGCGAGACTGACTGTGCTGTCCATGAGTGGCCGCTACCACGGCTCCACCACCGCGGGGCAGTGGCTGGACCGCATCGTGGCGCACGGCCTCGGCGCCCGCAGCCGGGTCGAGCTGACGCTGACGGACGCGGGACTGGACGTCGTACGCCCCGGGGCGGCCGACTTCTTCGTCCCTCTGGAGGCCCTGCGCGAGGCCCGGCTCGACAAGGGCATCGCGGGGAAGGTCCTCTCCGAGGGCGGCCTGCTGGTCGTCACCTGGGAGCACGGCGGCAAGCTGCTCGACTCCGGGTTCCGCTCCGACCGCGCGGCGGAGCACAACGAGTGGGTCCGCACCCTGAACCAGATGATCAACAAGACGGAAACGGAAGGCGCACGATGA
- the carB gene encoding carbamoyl-phosphate synthase large subunit has protein sequence MPKRTDIQSVLVIGSGPIVIGQAAEFDYSGTQACRILRAEGIRVILVNSNPATIMTDPEIADATYVEPITPEFVEKIIAKERPDALLPTLGGQTALNTAISMHEQGVLEKYGVELIGANVEAINKGEDRDLFKGVVEAVRAKIGHGESARSVICHTMDDVIGGVETLGGYPVVVRPSFTMGGAGSGFAHDEEELRRIAGQGLTLSPTTEVLLEESILGWKEYELELMRDKHDNVVVVCSIENFDPMGVHTGDSITVAPSMTLTDREYQRLRDIGIAIIREVGVDTGGCNIQFAINPDDGRVIVIEMNPRVSRSSALASKATGFPIAKIAAKLAVGYTLDEIPNDITEKTPASFEPTLDYVVVKAPRFAFEKFPSADSTLTTTMKSVGEAMAIGRNFTEALQKALRSLEKKGSQFTFVGEPGDKAELLTEAVRPTDGRINTVMQAIRAGATPEEVFESTKIDPWFVDQLFLIKEIADELAAAERLNPELLAEAKRHGFSDQQIAEIRGLREDVVREVRHALGVRPVYKTVDTCAAEFAAKTPYFYSSYDEETEVAPREKPAVIILGSGPNRIGQGIEFDYSCVHASFALSDAGYETVMVNCNPETVSTDYDTSDRLYFEPLTLEDVLEIVHAESLAGPIAGVIVQLGGQTPLGLAQALKDNGVPVVGTPPEAIHAAEDRGAFGRVLAEAGLPAPKHGTATTFTEAKAIADEIGYPVLVRPSYVLGGRGMEIVYDESRLSSYIAESTEISPSRPVLVDRFLDDAIEIDVDALYDGEELYLGGVMEHIEEAGIHSGDSACALPPITLGGFDIKRLRTSTEAIARGVGVRGLINIQFAMAGDILYVLEANPRASRTVPFTSKATAVPLAKAAARISLGATVAELRAEGLLPANGDGGELPLDAPISVKEAVMPWNRFRDTSGRGVDTVLGPEMRSTGEVMGIDSVFGTAYAKSQAGAYGPLPTKGRAFISVANRDKRSMIFPARELVAHGFELLATSGTAEVLKRNGLNAKIVRKQSEGTGPNGEKTIVQLIHDGEVDLIVNTPYGTGGRLDGYEIRTAAVARSVPCLTTVQALAAAVQGIDALKHGDVGVRSLQEHAEHLTAARA, from the coding sequence GTGCCTAAGCGCACCGATATCCAGTCCGTCCTGGTCATCGGCTCCGGCCCGATCGTCATCGGCCAGGCCGCCGAGTTCGACTACTCAGGCACCCAGGCGTGCCGCATCCTGCGCGCCGAGGGCATCCGGGTCATCCTGGTGAACTCCAACCCGGCGACGATCATGACCGATCCGGAGATCGCCGACGCCACCTACGTCGAGCCGATCACCCCGGAGTTCGTCGAGAAGATCATCGCCAAGGAGCGGCCCGACGCGCTCCTGCCCACCCTGGGCGGCCAGACGGCCCTGAACACCGCGATCTCCATGCACGAGCAGGGAGTGCTGGAGAAGTACGGTGTCGAACTGATCGGCGCCAACGTCGAGGCGATCAACAAGGGCGAGGACCGCGACCTCTTCAAGGGCGTCGTCGAGGCCGTCCGCGCGAAGATCGGACACGGCGAGTCCGCCCGTTCCGTCATCTGCCACACCATGGACGACGTGATCGGGGGCGTCGAGACGCTCGGCGGCTACCCCGTCGTCGTCCGGCCCTCCTTCACCATGGGCGGCGCCGGCTCCGGCTTCGCGCACGACGAGGAGGAGCTGCGCCGCATCGCCGGCCAGGGCCTGACCCTGTCTCCCACCACCGAGGTGCTCCTGGAGGAGTCCATCCTCGGCTGGAAGGAGTACGAGCTGGAGCTGATGCGCGACAAGCACGACAACGTGGTCGTCGTCTGTTCCATCGAGAACTTCGACCCCATGGGCGTGCACACCGGCGACTCGATCACCGTCGCGCCCTCGATGACCCTGACCGACCGCGAGTACCAGCGTCTGCGTGACATCGGCATCGCGATCATCCGCGAGGTCGGGGTCGACACCGGCGGCTGCAACATCCAGTTCGCGATCAACCCGGACGACGGCCGCGTCATCGTCATCGAGATGAACCCGCGTGTGTCGCGATCCTCGGCCCTCGCCTCCAAGGCCACGGGCTTCCCGATCGCGAAGATCGCCGCGAAGCTGGCCGTCGGCTACACCCTCGACGAGATCCCGAACGACATCACGGAGAAGACTCCGGCCTCCTTCGAACCGACGCTCGACTATGTCGTCGTCAAGGCCCCCCGGTTCGCCTTCGAGAAGTTCCCGTCCGCCGACTCCACCCTCACCACCACCATGAAGTCGGTCGGCGAGGCCATGGCCATCGGACGTAACTTCACCGAGGCCCTGCAGAAGGCGCTGCGCTCGCTGGAGAAGAAGGGCAGCCAGTTCACGTTCGTCGGCGAGCCCGGTGACAAGGCAGAACTGCTGACCGAGGCCGTTCGGCCGACCGACGGGCGCATCAACACCGTCATGCAGGCCATCCGCGCGGGCGCCACCCCCGAGGAGGTCTTCGAGTCGACGAAGATCGACCCCTGGTTCGTCGACCAGCTGTTCCTGATCAAGGAGATCGCGGACGAGCTGGCCGCGGCGGAGCGACTGAACCCCGAACTCCTGGCCGAGGCCAAGCGGCACGGCTTCTCCGACCAGCAGATCGCCGAGATCCGGGGCCTGCGCGAGGACGTCGTGCGCGAGGTGCGGCACGCGCTGGGCGTACGCCCGGTGTACAAGACGGTCGACACGTGCGCCGCCGAGTTCGCGGCGAAGACGCCGTACTTCTACTCCTCCTACGACGAGGAGACGGAGGTCGCGCCGCGCGAGAAGCCGGCCGTCATCATCCTCGGCTCCGGCCCCAACCGCATCGGCCAGGGCATCGAGTTCGACTACTCCTGTGTCCACGCCTCCTTCGCCCTGAGCGACGCCGGTTACGAGACCGTGATGGTCAACTGCAACCCCGAGACCGTCTCCACGGACTACGACACCTCCGACCGCCTGTACTTCGAGCCGCTGACCCTTGAGGACGTGCTGGAGATCGTCCACGCGGAGTCCCTGGCGGGCCCGATCGCGGGCGTGATCGTGCAGCTCGGCGGCCAGACCCCGCTGGGCCTCGCGCAGGCCCTGAAGGACAACGGCGTACCGGTCGTGGGCACCCCGCCCGAGGCCATCCACGCCGCCGAGGACCGGGGCGCCTTCGGCCGCGTCCTCGCGGAGGCCGGTCTCCCGGCCCCCAAGCACGGCACGGCGACCACCTTCACCGAGGCCAAGGCGATCGCGGACGAGATCGGCTACCCGGTCCTCGTACGCCCGTCCTACGTCCTCGGTGGACGCGGTATGGAGATCGTCTACGACGAGAGCCGGCTGTCCTCCTACATCGCCGAGTCCACCGAGATCAGCCCCTCCCGGCCGGTCCTGGTCGACCGCTTCCTCGACGACGCGATCGAGATCGACGTCGACGCCCTGTACGACGGCGAGGAGCTGTACCTCGGCGGCGTCATGGAGCACATCGAGGAGGCCGGAATCCACTCCGGCGACTCGGCGTGCGCGCTGCCCCCGATCACCCTGGGTGGCTTCGACATCAAGCGGCTGCGGACCTCGACCGAGGCCATCGCGCGCGGGGTCGGTGTCCGGGGTCTGATCAACATCCAGTTCGCGATGGCCGGCGACATCCTGTACGTCCTGGAAGCCAACCCGCGCGCGTCCCGTACGGTCCCCTTCACCTCGAAGGCGACCGCGGTACCGCTGGCGAAGGCCGCCGCCCGGATCTCGCTCGGCGCGACCGTCGCCGAACTGCGCGCCGAGGGACTGCTTCCGGCGAACGGCGACGGCGGCGAACTGCCGCTGGACGCGCCGATCTCCGTCAAGGAAGCCGTCATGCCCTGGAACCGCTTCCGCGACACCTCCGGGCGTGGCGTCGACACCGTGCTCGGCCCTGAGATGCGGTCCACCGGCGAGGTCATGGGCATCGACTCCGTCTTCGGCACGGCGTACGCCAAGTCGCAGGCGGGAGCGTACGGCCCGCTGCCGACGAAGGGACGCGCCTTCATCTCGGTGGCCAACCGGGACAAGCGTTCGATGATCTTCCCGGCCCGCGAACTGGTCGCCCACGGCTTCGAACTCCTCGCCACCTCCGGCACGGCCGAGGTTCTCAAGCGCAACGGGCTCAACGCGAAGATCGTCCGCAAGCAGTCCGAGGGCACGGGCCCGAACGGCGAGAAGACCATCGTCCAGCTCATCCACGACGGCGAGGTCGACCTCATCGTCAACACCCCGTACGGCACCGGAGGTCGCCTCGACGGCTACGAGATCCGTACGGCGGCCGTGGCGCGGTCCGTGCCGTGCCTGACGACCGTCCAGGCGCTCGCCGCGGCCGTCCAGGGCATCGACGCCCTCAAACACGGTGACGTGGGCGTGCGTTCGCTCCAGGAACACGCCGAACATCTGACCGCGGCCCGCGCCTGA
- the efp gene encoding elongation factor P: MASTNDLKNGLVLKLDGGQLWSVVEFQHVKPGKGPAFVRTKLKNVLSGKVVDKTFNAGVKVETATVDKRDMQFSYMDGEYFVFMDMETYDQLMVDRKAVADAANFLIEGFTATVAQHEGEVLFVELPAAVELVIQETEPGVQGDRSTGGTKPATLETGHQIQVPLFITTGEKIKVDTRTSDYLGRVNS, encoded by the coding sequence GTGGCTTCCACGAACGACCTCAAGAACGGCCTGGTTCTCAAGCTCGACGGGGGCCAGCTCTGGTCCGTCGTCGAGTTCCAGCACGTCAAGCCCGGCAAGGGCCCGGCCTTCGTGCGAACCAAGCTCAAGAACGTGCTCTCCGGCAAGGTCGTCGACAAGACGTTCAACGCCGGTGTCAAGGTCGAGACGGCCACTGTCGACAAGCGCGACATGCAGTTCTCCTACATGGACGGCGAGTACTTCGTCTTCATGGACATGGAGACGTACGACCAGCTCATGGTGGACCGCAAGGCCGTCGCCGACGCCGCCAACTTCCTGATCGAGGGCTTCACCGCCACGGTCGCGCAGCACGAGGGCGAGGTGCTCTTCGTCGAGCTGCCGGCCGCCGTCGAGCTGGTCATCCAGGAGACCGAGCCGGGTGTCCAGGGCGACCGCTCCACGGGCGGCACCAAGCCGGCCACGCTGGAGACGGGCCACCAGATCCAGGTCCCGCTCTTCATCACCACCGGTGAGAAGATCAAGGTCGACACCCGTACGAGCGACTACCTCGGCCGGGTGAACAGCTAA
- the pyrR gene encoding bifunctional pyr operon transcriptional regulator/uracil phosphoribosyltransferase PyrR: MDSEHDKQQYEAGARPVLEAPDIARVLTRIAHEIVERAKGADDVVLLGIPTRGVFLAQRLAAKLADITDRKIPVGSLDITMYRDDLRMHPPRALARTDIPGDGLDGRLVVLVDDVLFSGRTIRAALDALNDLGRPRAVQLAVLVDRGHRELPIRADYVGKNLPTSLRETVKVQLAEEDGRDTVLLGVKQTAQQ, from the coding sequence ATGGACTCAGAGCACGACAAGCAGCAGTACGAGGCCGGCGCACGGCCCGTTCTGGAAGCCCCCGACATCGCGCGGGTACTGACCCGCATCGCCCACGAGATCGTCGAACGCGCCAAGGGCGCCGACGACGTGGTGCTGCTCGGCATTCCGACCCGGGGCGTCTTCCTCGCCCAGCGGCTCGCGGCCAAGCTGGCGGACATCACCGACCGCAAGATCCCGGTCGGCTCGCTCGACATCACGATGTACCGCGACGACCTCCGTATGCACCCGCCGCGTGCGCTGGCCCGCACCGACATCCCCGGTGACGGCCTCGACGGCAGGCTGGTCGTCCTCGTCGACGACGTGCTCTTCTCCGGCCGCACCATCCGCGCCGCCCTCGACGCCCTGAACGACCTCGGGCGCCCGCGCGCGGTGCAGCTCGCGGTCCTCGTCGACCGAGGGCACCGCGAACTGCCCATCCGAGCCGACTACGTCGGCAAGAACCTCCCCACGTCGCTGCGGGAGACGGTCAAGGTCCAGCTCGCCGAGGAGGACGGTCGGGACACCGTGCTGCTCGGTGTGAAGCAGACCGCCCAGCAGTAG
- the nusB gene encoding transcription antitermination factor NusB, with product MAARNTARKRAFQILFEGDQRGADVQTVLGDWIRLSRDDTRQPPVSEYTMELVEGYARHARRIDELIAQYSVGWTLDRMPVVDRNILRLGAYELIWVDETPDAVVLDEMVQLAKEFSTDESPSFVNGLLGRFKDLKSTLRRDDV from the coding sequence GTGGCTGCCCGCAACACGGCCCGCAAGCGTGCCTTCCAGATCCTCTTCGAGGGCGACCAGCGCGGGGCCGATGTCCAGACGGTCCTCGGGGACTGGATCAGGTTGTCCCGGGACGACACCCGCCAGCCCCCGGTCAGCGAGTACACGATGGAGCTCGTCGAGGGCTACGCGCGGCACGCGCGGCGCATCGACGAGCTGATCGCGCAGTACTCGGTCGGCTGGACGCTCGACAGGATGCCGGTCGTCGACCGCAACATCCTGCGCCTCGGTGCCTACGAGCTGATCTGGGTCGACGAGACCCCGGACGCCGTCGTCCTCGACGAGATGGTGCAGCTGGCGAAGGAGTTCTCCACGGACGAGTCGCCCTCGTTCGTCAACGGGCTCCTCGGCCGGTTCAAGGACCTGAAGTCCACGCTGCGCCGCGACGACGTCTGA
- a CDS encoding aminopeptidase P family protein, giving the protein MSEVYAARRARLRERCHAGGSAGALVSRAANVRYLAGAAPHGAVLLLGKREDLLVWAGSEDDRLPEGSRPDEALRVHTLSASGGDPAVAAADLVAAQGAESLAVEEHHLTVARHRAIGSVAPRLRLADLGGAVEQLRVVKDEEEIACLRIGAEIADQALGELLESILVGRTERHLALELERRLVDHGADGPAFTTAVATGPNSGRRGHRPTDRRVEEGDFLSVCLGAAYRGYRCEIGRTFVIGTSPADWQIELYDLVFAAQRAGREALAPGAAYRDVDRAARQVLDSAGYADRLPELTGHGVGLEIEEEPQLAPAAMGKLDACVPVTVEPGVHLPGRGGVRIDDTLVVRPEADGGPELLTITTKELLAL; this is encoded by the coding sequence ATGTCAGAGGTCTACGCGGCGCGCAGAGCGCGGCTTCGGGAGCGGTGTCACGCGGGCGGCAGTGCGGGGGCCCTGGTCTCCCGGGCCGCCAATGTGCGGTATCTAGCGGGCGCGGCCCCGCACGGAGCCGTACTGCTGCTGGGAAAACGGGAGGATCTGCTCGTGTGGGCGGGGTCCGAGGACGACCGGCTCCCCGAGGGCAGCCGTCCGGACGAGGCGTTGCGTGTGCACACCCTGTCCGCGTCCGGAGGCGATCCGGCGGTCGCCGCCGCGGATCTCGTCGCCGCGCAGGGCGCCGAGTCCCTCGCCGTCGAGGAACACCATCTGACCGTGGCCCGGCACCGTGCCATCGGCTCGGTCGCGCCCCGGCTGCGCCTGGCCGACCTGGGTGGCGCGGTCGAGCAGCTCCGGGTGGTCAAGGACGAGGAGGAGATCGCCTGTCTGCGGATCGGCGCCGAGATCGCTGACCAGGCGCTCGGTGAACTGCTGGAGTCCATCCTCGTCGGGCGTACGGAGCGGCATCTCGCCCTGGAACTGGAGCGGCGGCTCGTCGATCACGGTGCGGACGGGCCGGCCTTCACGACCGCCGTCGCCACCGGGCCGAACTCCGGCCGCCGGGGGCATCGGCCCACCGATCGGCGTGTGGAGGAAGGAGACTTCCTCTCTGTTTGTCTCGGCGCCGCCTACCGCGGATACCGCTGTGAAATCGGCCGCACATTCGTCATCGGGACCTCGCCGGCCGACTGGCAGATCGAGCTCTACGACCTTGTCTTCGCAGCCCAGCGCGCCGGACGGGAGGCCCTGGCACCTGGCGCCGCCTACCGTGACGTGGACCGTGCGGCGCGCCAGGTACTGGACTCCGCGGGGTACGCGGACCGCCTTCCGGAGCTCACCGGACACGGTGTCGGGCTCGAAATCGAGGAGGAGCCGCAGCTCGCCCCCGCGGCCATGGGTAAACTGGACGCTTGCGTGCCGGTCACCGTCGAACCGGGGGTCCACCTCCCGGGCCGGGGCGGTGTCAGGATCGATGACACGCTCGTCGTACGCCCTGAGGCGGACGGCGGACCCGAACTACTTACCATCACGACCAAGGAACTGCTCGCGCTCTAG
- a CDS encoding dihydroorotase — MGKILIRGARVLGGEPQDVLIDGETVAAVGSGLSDEGAEVVEAEGKVLLPGLVDLHTHLREPGREDSETVLTGTRAAASGGYTAVFAMANTFPVADTAGVVEQVYRLGQEHGYCDVQPIGAVTVGLEGKKLAELGAMHESAAGVTVFSDDGKCVDDAVIMRRALEYVKAFGGVVAQHAQEPRLTEGAQMNEGVVSAELGLGGWPAVAEESVIARDVLLAEHVGSRVHICHLSTAGSVEIVRWAKSRGIDVTAEVTPHHLLLTDELVRTYNPVYKVNPPLRTERDVLALREALADGTIDIVATDHAPHPHEDKDCEWAAAAMGMVGLETALSVVQETMVDTGLLDWATVADRMSFAPARIGRATGHGRPVSAGEPANLTLVDTAYRGSVDPAGFASRSRNTPYEGRELPGRVTHTWLRGKATLVDGKLA; from the coding sequence ATGGGCAAGATCCTTATTCGTGGTGCGCGGGTACTCGGCGGCGAGCCGCAGGACGTCCTGATCGACGGCGAGACCGTCGCAGCCGTCGGCAGCGGTCTGTCCGACGAAGGCGCCGAGGTCGTCGAGGCCGAGGGGAAGGTGCTGCTGCCGGGGCTCGTCGACCTCCACACGCATCTGCGGGAGCCGGGGCGCGAGGACTCCGAGACCGTCCTGACCGGGACCCGCGCCGCGGCAAGCGGCGGCTACACGGCCGTGTTCGCCATGGCCAACACCTTCCCGGTCGCCGACACCGCCGGTGTGGTCGAGCAGGTCTACCGGCTCGGGCAGGAGCACGGCTACTGCGATGTGCAGCCCATCGGCGCCGTCACCGTCGGCCTGGAGGGCAAGAAGCTCGCCGAGCTGGGCGCCATGCACGAGTCGGCCGCCGGTGTCACCGTCTTCTCCGACGACGGCAAGTGCGTCGACGACGCCGTGATCATGCGGCGCGCCCTGGAGTACGTGAAGGCCTTCGGCGGGGTCGTCGCCCAGCACGCGCAGGAGCCGCGGCTGACCGAGGGCGCCCAGATGAACGAGGGCGTCGTGTCGGCCGAGCTGGGGCTCGGGGGCTGGCCCGCCGTCGCGGAGGAGTCGGTCATCGCGCGCGATGTGCTGCTCGCCGAGCACGTCGGCTCCCGCGTCCACATCTGCCACCTCTCGACCGCCGGTTCCGTCGAGATCGTCCGCTGGGCGAAGTCCCGGGGCATCGACGTCACCGCCGAGGTGACCCCGCACCACCTCCTCCTCACCGACGAGCTGGTCCGGACGTACAACCCGGTCTACAAGGTCAACCCGCCGCTGCGCACCGAGCGCGACGTGCTGGCCCTGCGCGAGGCGCTCGCCGACGGCACGATCGACATCGTCGCCACCGACCACGCCCCGCACCCGCACGAGGACAAGGACTGCGAGTGGGCCGCCGCCGCCATGGGCATGGTCGGCCTGGAGACCGCGTTGTCAGTGGTCCAGGAGACGATGGTGGACACCGGACTGCTGGACTGGGCGACCGTCGCCGACCGTATGTCCTTCGCCCCCGCGCGCATCGGGCGGGCGACGGGCCACGGCCGCCCCGTCTCGGCAGGTGAGCCCGCCAACCTCACGCTCGTCGACACGGCATACCGTGGGTCCGTGGACCCCGCGGGCTTCGCCTCCCGCAGCCGCAACACCCCGTACGAGGGCCGTGAGCTGCCGGGCCGTGTCACGCACACGTGGCTCCGGGGCAAGGCCACGCTCGTCGACGGGAAGCTCGCGTGA
- a CDS encoding aspartate carbamoyltransferase catalytic subunit produces the protein MQRHLISAADLTRDDAVLILDTAEEMARVADRPIKKLPTLRGRTVVNLFFEDSTRTRISFEAAEKRLSADVINFTAKGSSVSKGESLKDTAQTLEAMGVDAVVIRHGASGAPYRLATSGWIDAAVINAGDGTHQHPTQALLDAFTMRRRLVGRDAGIGQDLAGKRITLVGDILHSRVARSNVDLLHTLGAEVTLVAPPTLVPVGVERWPCEVSYDLDSTLPKSDAVMLLRVQRERMNAAFFPTEREYSRRYGLDGDRMARMPEHAIVMHPGPMVRGMEITAEVADSERCTAIEQVTNGVSIRMAVLYLLLGGNEPAVTHTRTEEK, from the coding sequence ATGCAGCGTCATCTCATTTCGGCCGCCGACCTCACCCGCGACGACGCCGTCCTGATCCTCGACACCGCCGAGGAGATGGCCCGGGTCGCCGACCGGCCGATCAAGAAACTGCCGACCCTGCGCGGCCGTACCGTCGTCAACCTCTTCTTCGAGGACTCGACTCGGACCCGGATCTCCTTCGAGGCCGCCGAGAAACGCCTCTCCGCGGACGTCATCAACTTCACCGCCAAGGGGTCGAGCGTCTCCAAGGGCGAGTCCCTCAAGGACACCGCCCAGACCCTCGAGGCCATGGGTGTCGACGCCGTCGTCATCCGGCACGGCGCTTCCGGAGCCCCCTACCGGCTCGCCACCTCCGGCTGGATCGACGCGGCCGTCATCAACGCCGGCGACGGCACCCACCAGCACCCCACGCAGGCCCTGCTCGACGCGTTCACCATGCGGCGCCGGCTGGTCGGCCGGGACGCCGGCATCGGGCAGGATCTCGCCGGCAAGCGCATCACCCTGGTCGGCGACATCCTGCACAGCCGCGTCGCCCGTTCCAACGTCGACCTGCTGCACACCCTCGGCGCCGAGGTCACCCTCGTCGCCCCGCCGACCCTGGTGCCGGTCGGCGTCGAGCGCTGGCCCTGCGAGGTCTCGTACGACCTGGACAGCACCCTGCCGAAGTCCGACGCGGTGATGCTGCTGCGCGTGCAGCGGGAGCGTATGAACGCCGCGTTCTTCCCGACCGAGCGCGAGTACTCGCGGCGCTACGGCCTCGACGGGGACCGCATGGCGCGGATGCCGGAGCACGCCATCGTGATGCACCCCGGGCCGATGGTCCGCGGTATGGAGATCACCGCAGAGGTCGCCGACTCGGAACGCTGCACGGCGATCGAGCAGGTCACCAATGGTGTCTCCATTCGGATGGCCGTCCTCTATCTGCTGCTCGGCGGCAACGAACCAGCCGTCACCCACACCCGTACCGAGGAGAAGTAA
- the carA gene encoding glutamine-hydrolyzing carbamoyl-phosphate synthase small subunit, with translation MTTSTRGATKTPAVLVLEDGRIFRGRAYGAVGVTFGEAVFSTGMTGYQETLTDPSYHRQVVVMTAPHVGNTGVNDEDPESRRIWVAGYVVRDPARVPSNWRSRRSLDEELREQSVVGISGIDTRALTRHLRERGAMRVGIFSGDALPDDAAMLAEVRQAPEMTGADLSAEVATKETYVVPAIGTKKFTVAAIDLGIKGMTPHRMAERGIEVHVLPATATVEDVYAVDPDGVFFSNGPGDPATADHPVALMRAVLERGTPLFGICFGNQILGRALGFGTYKLKYGHRGINQPVQDRTTGKVEVTAHNHGFAVDAPLDRVSETPFGRAEVSHVCLNDQVVEGLQLLDRPAFSVQYHPEAAAGPHDAAYLFDRFTSLMSTVQMEGQRA, from the coding sequence ATGACGACCTCCACCAGGGGAGCCACCAAAACTCCCGCCGTACTCGTCCTGGAGGACGGCCGGATCTTCCGCGGCCGTGCCTACGGGGCCGTGGGGGTGACCTTCGGAGAGGCCGTCTTCTCCACCGGCATGACCGGCTACCAGGAGACCCTCACCGACCCGTCGTACCACCGTCAGGTGGTCGTGATGACCGCCCCGCACGTCGGCAACACCGGCGTCAACGACGAGGACCCCGAGTCGCGGCGCATCTGGGTCGCGGGCTATGTCGTACGGGACCCCGCGCGCGTGCCCTCCAACTGGCGCTCCCGGCGCTCCCTCGACGAGGAGCTGCGGGAGCAGAGCGTGGTCGGCATCTCCGGCATCGACACGCGCGCGTTGACGCGTCATCTGCGGGAGCGCGGCGCCATGCGCGTCGGCATCTTCTCCGGCGACGCACTGCCCGACGACGCCGCGATGCTCGCCGAGGTGCGCCAGGCCCCCGAGATGACGGGCGCCGACCTCTCGGCCGAGGTCGCCACCAAGGAGACGTACGTCGTCCCCGCGATCGGCACCAAGAAGTTCACCGTCGCCGCCATCGACCTCGGCATCAAGGGCATGACCCCGCACCGGATGGCCGAGCGCGGCATCGAGGTGCACGTACTGCCGGCCACGGCGACCGTGGAGGACGTGTACGCCGTCGACCCCGACGGTGTGTTCTTCTCCAACGGGCCGGGCGACCCGGCCACCGCGGACCACCCGGTCGCGCTGATGCGGGCGGTCCTGGAGCGCGGCACGCCGCTCTTCGGGATCTGCTTCGGCAACCAGATCCTGGGACGCGCCCTCGGCTTCGGCACGTACAAGCTGAAGTACGGTCACCGGGGCATCAACCAGCCCGTGCAGGACCGGACGACCGGCAAGGTCGAGGTGACCGCACACAACCACGGCTTCGCCGTGGACGCGCCGCTCGACCGGGTCTCCGAGACCCCGTTCGGGCGCGCCGAGGTCTCGCACGTCTGTCTGAACGATCAGGTCGTGGAAGGGCTCCAGCTGCTCGACCGGCCCGCGTTCAGCGTCCAGTACCACCCCGAAGCGGCAGCGGGCCCGCATGACGCCGCCTACCTGTTCGACCGCTTCACGTCTTTGATGAGCACAGTCCAGATGGAGGGCCAGCGTGCCTAA